Proteins encoded in a region of the Carassius gibelio isolate Cgi1373 ecotype wild population from Czech Republic chromosome B5, carGib1.2-hapl.c, whole genome shotgun sequence genome:
- the LOC127957389 gene encoding uncharacterized protein LOC127957389, with amino-acid sequence MAQAETLELGVEQGQMLLIVTRHCQTMKRQETRLRLATALLLATFCATLVWIQFHQQNTTEAFSDAHQEDLTTTDSPTGHSVHLEPLRQMHACSEQQPIEWLEVDDGYDSQNFKLENHSVLHISTERLYLINLRISYRVAHGQCEPGTELTLVVNVTQQHRNYEKEREIISAKESMICRDYWFQSITMNRAIRLEAGTNLRVRINQKSCMFFSWVKNSHLDVTYV; translated from the exons ATGGCTCAAGCTGAGACGTTGGAGTTAGGCGTGGAGCAGGGACAGATGCTGCTGATCGTGACACGGCACTGTCAAACCATGAAGCGTCAGGAGACACGACTGCGTCTGGCCACCGCGCTGCTCCTTGCAACGTTCTGCGCGACTTTGGTGTGGATACAGTTTCACCAGCAAAATACTACG GAAGCATTCTCAGATGCTCATCAAGAGGATTTGACAACTACAGATTCACCAACAGGACACTCTGTTCATCTTGAAC CTTTAAGACAGATGCATGCTTGTTCAGAACAACAGCCCATTGAATGGTTGGAAGTGGATGATGGCTATGACTCCCAAAATTTCAAGCTGGAAAACCATTCAGTCCTCCACATCTCCACAGAGCGACTGTACTTGATCAATCTGAGGATCTCTTACCGTGTAGCCCATGGCCAGTGTGAGCCTGGTACAGAATTGACTTTAGTGGTCAATGTCACACAGCAGCATAGAAActatgaaaaagagagagagattataaGTGCTAAGGAGTCTATGATTTGTAGAGATTATTGGTTTCAGTCGATCACTATGAATCGAGCAATCAGGTTAGAAGCTGGCACTAATCTCCGGGTGAGAATTAACCAAAAAAGTTGCATGTTTTTCAGCTGGGTTAAAAACAGTCATTTGGATGTCACTTATGTCTAG